A region of the Geomonas subterranea genome:
CAGGTGATCAAGATCGTCCACGACGAGCTGGTGCTCCTCATGGGCGGCAGCGAGGACAACTCGCTCGACCTGGCGGCCAAACCGCCGGTGGCGATCATGCTGGTCGGTCTGCAGGGCGCCGGTAAGACCACCTCGTGCGGCAAGCTGGCCAAGCACCTCAAGGGGCAGAGGAAAAAGCCGCTCCTGGTGCCGGCAGACGTGTACCGCCCGGCCGCTATCGAGCAGTTGAAGGTGCTCGGCCGTCAGCTCGACATCGAGGTCTTCAACTCGCTGGCGACCCAGAAGCCTTTGGATATCTGCCGCGAGGCGCACCGTTACGCGACGCTGAACGGGTTCGACGTCATCATCTTCGATACCGCCGGCCGCCACCAGATCGACGATTACCTGATGGAGGAGCTGGAAGGGATCCGTGACGAGCTCGCACCGCGCGAGATCCTGTTCGTGGCCGACGCCATGACCGGCCAGGAAGCGGTCAACGTGGCCCAGGGGTTCAACGAGCGCCTCGGCATCACCGGCGTCATCCTGACCAAGCTCGACGGCGACGCCAAGGGTGGCGCGGCGCTTTCCATCAAGGCGGTCACCGGGAAGCCCGTTAAATTTGTCGGCTTGGGCGAAAAGCTGGACGCGCTGGACGTGTTCCACGCCGACCGCCTGGTCTCCCGCATCCTCGGCATGGGCGACGTGCTCACCCTGATCGAGAAGGCGCAGGCCACCTTCGACGAGAAGGAAACCGAGCGTCTGCAGCAGAAGATGAAGAAGAGCGGGCAGTTCGATCTCGAGGACTTCAGAAACCAGCTGCAGCAGATCAAGAAGATGGGCTCGCTGGAATCGATCATGAACCTGATCCCCGGCATGGGGAAGGCGATGAAGCAGATGCAGGGCGCCCAGCCTTCCGAGAAGGAACTGAAAAGGATCGAGGCGATCATCGATTCGATGACACCGAAGGAGCGCGCCAACCACACCATCATCAACGGCAGCCGCCGTTTGAGGATCGCCAAGGGTAGCGGCACCAGCATCCAGGAAGTGAACCAGCTTTTGAAGCGTTTCACCGAAGCTCAGAAGGTGGTCAAGCAGCTACAGAAGATGGGGCCGAAAGGGCTTATGAAAGGGATGAAAGGCATGGGTAAAGGGATGCTCCCCTTTTAAAACCGCTTGCCTTTGACTATTGCACCAACTCAGATACAGTTACCAGGATCGTAAACACAATACACGCAATGGCGGATCTCAAGGATCCGAGAATACCAGGAGGAAGAAATGGCAATAAAGATCAGACTTGCACGTGCGGGCGCTAAGAAGAAACCCTTTTACCAGGTAGTGGTTGCTGACTGCCGTAGCCGCAGGGACGGGCGCTTCATCGAGAACGTCGGTACCTACGACCCGAACAAGAACCCGGCGGTGTACAACCTGGAAGAAGGGAAGACTCTGGAGTGGCTCGGCAAAGGCGCTCAGCCGACCGACACGGTCAAGCAGATCCTGAAGAAGACCGGCATCTGGGAGAAGTTCGTCGCCCCTGCCGCTTAATATCTCTTAGTACCGGCCAGCCGGCATCCCACACTACAGAGGATAGCGACATGAAAGAGCTTGTTGAGACCATCGCCAGGGCACTCGTAGACGATCCCACCCAGGTGAAAGCAACCGAGGAGTTGGAAGAAGAGACCAACGTAATCAAGCTGACCGTCGCAAAAGAGGACATGGGGCGTATCATCGGCAAGGAGGGTCGCACGGCAAAAGCGATCCGTACTTTGCTCAACGCTGTCTCAACAAAGGATAACAAGAAAGCCATCCTTAAAATCGTAGAGTGATAGATGTCCGGTAGTAACAAAGTATTGATTGGCAAGATCCAGGGTACACACGGGATCAGGGGACAGTTGCGGGTCATTCCCTTTGCGGGGGATGCTTCGAGTATCTCGCAGTTAAAGTGCGTTTTCATCAAGTCTCCGAAAGGGGCCATGGAGGAATACTCCGTGGTTTCCGCCAAGCCTAACGGCAAAAGGATCATCCTGACCCTGAAGCCGTTTGACAACATCAACCAGGTGCTGCACCTGGTCGGCAGCGAGATCTACGCCGACCGGGTGGCGCTCCCGGAACTCCCCGACGACGAGTTCTACTGGTCCGACCTCCTGGGGCTCCAGGTTGTGACGTCGGATGGGGAAGAGCTGGGAGAGCTGGTAGATATCATCGAAACCGGCAGCAACGACGTCTACGTGGTCAAGTACCACGGGCGCGAGGTGCTCATCCCCGCGCTCGATGACGTCGTATTGTCTGTCGACCTGGCGGCAGGTCGCATGACGGTCTCTCTTCCCGAGGGGCTGCTCGATCTATGAAGTTCGACATCCTGACCCTGTTCCCGGCCATGTTCGAGGGACCGCTGACCGAGAGCATCTTGAAGCGCGCGAGCGACAAGGGGCTGATCGAGATCGGCCTGCACAACATCCGCGACTGGGCCTTCGACAAGCACGCCACGGCCGACGACTCTCCTTACGGCGGGGGCGCCGGGATGGTGATGAAGGTCGAGCCGCTTTCCGGCGCCATCGAGGCGGTCAAGGAGAAGCGGCCGGGCTCGAAGGTGATCCTCACCACACCGGGGGGGCGGCCCTTCACTCACCAGGTAGCGCAGGAGCTTTCCCGCGAGGAAGGGCTCATCATCATCTGCGGCCGCTACGAAGGGGTCGACGAGCGGGTACGCACCCTGTTCGTGGATGACGAGATCTCGCTGGGCGATTTTGTGCTGACCGGCGGGGAAATCGCCGCCATGGTGATCGTCGACGCGGTATCCCGGCTGGTGCCGGGTGTGCTGGGGCATGAAGAGTCTGCCCAGTACGATTCGTTCGCAGATGGGCTTCTGGAGTACCCGCAGTACACCAGGCCTCCCGAATTCAGGGGCGAGAAGGTTCCCGACATCCTTCTTTCCGGCAACCATGCCGAGATCGCCAAGTGGCGCAGGAAGGAGCAGATCAGGAGAACGCTCGCCTCCCGTCCCGAGCTCCTCGACGGCGTCGAGTGGAGCAAGCAGGACAAGAAACTTCTGAAAGAGCTGGGGCTGGATCCCCACCTGAAGGCGAAGCCGGCGAACCTGTCCGCCGAAGCTTTAGCGAAGGCGGAAGGCGGAGCGGCATGACCTCGGCGAATGAAATTTTACAGCCCACGGCCCTGGCCACCGAAGCCTCGGTGAAACCGGCGGCCTTGCCCACCGAAGCCTCGGCGAAGGCGGGCAATTTCAGCATGGCGCTGATCCACTTCCCGGTGTACGACAAGCACAAGGACGTGGTAGCGACCTCGGTCACCAACCTGGACATCCACGACATGGCGCGGTTGACGCGGACCTTCGGTCTGGCCCGCTACTACATCGTGACCCCGGTTGCGGAGCAGATAAAGCTCGTTGAAAAGGTGCGGGAGCACTGGCTCACCGGTTGGGGGTCCACCTACAACCCCAAGCGGAAGATGGCGCTGGAGACGCTGCAGTGCGAAGAGTCGCTGGAGTCGACCATCGCCGACATCGAAAGCCGCACCGGGCGCAGGCCCACGGTCGTGGTGACCGGCGCTTCCGGCAGGCCCAACAGCGTGACTTTTGCCGGGCTTAAGGAACTCATCGAAGCGGACCCCGGGCAGCCCTTCCTGCTGCTTCTGGGAACCGGGTGGGGGCTCATAGAGCAGGTGTTCAACAAGAGCGATCTGGTGCTGGAGCCGATCAGGGGGCGGGGCGATTACAACCACCTCTCGGTGCGGTCCGCGGCATCGATCATGCTGGACAGGCTTTTCGGGCGCTAGGCGCCGGATGGATAGAGAGTAGTCGGGTGATGCAGGTTAACTGTCAGTATTAAGTCTTATGCTAGAGGTTCCAGATAAGGGAGGAAGTACCAAATGAACAAGATTGACATGATTGAAATGGCACAGATGAAGAAGAACATCCCGGTTTTCGTTCCTGGCGACACCATCAAGGTGCAGGTCAAGATCGTCGAGGGTGACAAGAGCCGTATCCAGGCTTTCCAGGGCGTCTGCCTCGGCCGTCAGAACGGCGGTATCCGTGAGTCCTTCACCGTGAGGAAGATCTCCAACGGCGTCGGCGTGGAGAGGGTGTTCCCGCTGCACTCGCCGTCCATCGAGGCGATCGAGGTTGTGACCCGCGGCCAGGTTCGTCGTGCGAAGCTGTACTACCTGCGCAAGCTGCGCGGCAAGGCTTCCAGGATCAAGGAAAGGAAGTACGTCGCCGGTCAGTAAATCGGCACGCAGTTCCAAAAAGCCCCGGTCCGGCGACCGGGGCTTTTTTTGTTAAACCCAAAAGCAAAACCGCTAGCCACGGAGAAAATCTGAGAAAATCTGAGAGAGGCAAAAGACTTGAGGGTAAACCCAAAAAGTCTTTTCTGTTTCCAGGTTTTCTCCGAAGTTCTCAGATTTTCTCCGTGGCCAATGGTTTTCAGGTTTAAATCATGACCGGTCTTTTCCCTGACAACCCGGATGTTCCCATCGACATGCTTGCCCTGGAAGGGCAGGCGCTGCGGCGCGGTTACGCACGCATCGCCGGCGTGGACGAGGCGGGACGCGGCCCGCTGGCCGGACCGGTGGTCGCTGCCGCGGTCATCCTCCCCACGGGGCTGGTCCTCCCAGGGGTGAACGACTCCAAGCAGCTCACCGAGGGGAAACGGGAAGAACTCTTCGACGTCATCCACCGCGAGGCACTGGCGGTGGGCGTAGGCATCGGGGACCACGCCCTCATCGACCGCATCAACATCCTCCAGGCCACGCTCTCCGCGATGAGCGACGCGGTGCGCGGCCTGAGCGTAAATCCGGACTTCCTCCTCATCGACGGCATCTCCAGCGTTCCGATGAACATCCCGCAGCGCACCGTTAAGAAGGGCGATTCCCTCAGCCTCTCCATCGCCGCGGCCTCCATCATCGCCAAGGTGACCCGCGACCGCATGATGGTGGAGTACGATGCCCGGTTCCCCGGCTACGGCTTCGCCAGTCACAAGGGGTACGGCGCGGCGTCGCACCTGGCGGCCATCGCCGAACTCGGCCCCTGCCCGATCCACCGCAGGAGCTTCAGCGGCGTCAAGGAACACTGTCCCGCTGAGCCCGGCGGAGCCTCCGACGCATCCAGCGGCCTTTTCTCCTTCTAGTATCACTCTTTTTCCCATTCTCAGCTATCCGGTCATTGGACTTGCTGTTACACTGTTGTCTTGTTCACGGGACGGCACTATCTCTGCGGGGGCAGCTATGCCAGTCAGTAACAGCAACGGCTCTGTCGGCGGCACCGGCGAATCCATCGCAGCCACCTTTCTTAAAGGGCAGGGCTTCAAGATAGTCGAGTGCAATTTTCGATGTCCTTGCGGCGAGATCGATATCGTCGCCCGGGACGGGCGCACCATCGTCTTTGTCGAGGTGAAGTGCCGCAAGAACGACAACTACGGTCCGCCTCAGCTCGCCGTGACGCCGTTCAAGCAGCGCCAGATCTCGAAGGCCGCGCTGGTGTGGCTCTCCAGGAAGAAGCTCTACGATGCCGAGGCGCGTTTCGACGTGGTCGCCATCATGCTGCACGAGCACGACCTGCCGGACATCGAGCATATTCGCAACGCCTTCGATCTCGCCTACTAGAGCGAGGGCATCCCTTTCCTTCCCTCTCCCTGACCATCCCCTCTCCCCCCGGGAGAGGGTGGCCGGAGGCCGGGTGAGGGGGCGCCACGAAGGGACATTTCGCCTATTGCAGCGCCCTCACCCCGACCCTCTCCCAGAGGGAGAGGGAGAGAACCCCGGCCACTCCCCCTCCCTCTGAGAGAGGGGGGAAGGTCCCTGACCATCCCCTCTCCCCCCGGGAGAGGGTGGCCGGAGGCCGGGTGAGGGGGGCGCCACGAAGGGACATTTCGCTTATTGCAGCGCCCTCACCACGCCCCTCTCCCAGAGGGAGAGGGAGAGAACCCCGGCCACTCCTCCCTCCTCTCGGAGAGGGGGAGAGATGCTCGCACATCTGTAGGGGCGAATAATCATTCGCCCCGCTTTTTAAATGGAACCCCAAGGAGGAAACGTACATGCAGGTTGTCGCAGCCATCTATCGTCTCGCCATCTCCCTCTGGCTCGGAGGCGCCGCCCTCTTCACCTTCGTGCTCACGCCGATCCTGTTCCGCTCGGAAAGTCGCGACGTCGCCGGCCGCATCGTCGGGCTCTTTTTTCCCGGCTACTTCCGCTGGGGCGTGGCCTGCGGCGTCATCGCCATCATCTGCCGCGTGGTCATGGCCGGGAAGGGGACCGTCCCCGCGGCCGTCATCATCGCCGTCATGCTCACACTTTCCTCGATCCAGGCCTTCTACATAGAGCCCAAGGCCGCCGAGATCAAGAAGCAGATCCCTTCATTCGAAACGACCCCGAAGGAAGATCCCATGCGCCGCCAGTTCTCCAAGCTGCACGGCGTCTCCGCGGTCTGCAACCTCTCGGTGATCGCCGGCGGCGTGGTGCTGGTCATACTGCTCTAGCCGCTGTCCTTCCTCGCCGTCACTCCCTCCCCTGGAGGGGGAGGGGCGGGGAGGGGGGAAGGGGCGGCAAGTCTCATGAAGCATTGAGGTTTACAAAGCCTCTTTCGCTGTGCTAGTAATGAGAAAAAAATTGCGGAGAAGCTCATGGATTTTACCGTTGCCCTGGCCCAGATAAAGCCGAAGCTGGGCTGCCTGGACGACAACATGGCGCTAGCCGAGGCCGCCATCGAGAAGGGGATCGCCGCCGGCGCCGACCTCGTGGTTTTTCCAGAGTTGGCCCTCACTGGTTACTTCCTGAAGGACCTGGTGCCTGAAGTCGCGCTGCGCCTGGACTCCCCCCAGATAGAGAAACTGAAGAAACTCTCCGAGCGGATCTCCATCGCCATCGGCTTCGTCGAGGTGTCGGCCGACTTCCGTTTCTTCAACTCCGCGGTCTACCTCGAGGACGGCGAGATCCGCCACGTGCACCGCAAGGTCTATCTGCCGACCTACGGCCTTTTCGACGAGCAGCGCTACATGGCGCGCGGCGAGCGCTTCCGCGCCTTCGATACCCGTTTCGGCCGGATCGGGATGCTGATCTGCGAGGACATGTGGCACCTCTCCGCTCCCTACATCCTGGCCATGGACGGCGCGATGACGCTGATCTGCCTCTCCTCCAGCCCCGGTCGCGGTGTGACGGAATCGGAGGGGCTCGGCTCCGCGGCGGCATGGCAAAAGCTCACCACCACGACCGCCATGTTCCTTAACTGCCGCGTCTTCTACTGCAACCGCGTCGGGTACGAGGACGGTATCAACTTCTGGGGGGGATCCGAGGCGATCGCTCCCTCCGGCGAGATGACCGACCGTGGGGCCCTCCTCGAGGAGGATTTCGTACTGGCCAAGGTGGACGGCGGTGCGCTCAGGCGCGAACGCATCTTCTCACCGATGATGCGGGACGAGAACCTGGCCATCACCGTGAAAGAGCTAAAACGCATCGACAGGGAGAAAGACTGCTAATGGGCGGGTTGACGGTTAATACGAAGCTGTTGCGCCAGATCCTGGTCGGATTCGTGCGCGACGAGGTCTACAAGGTCGGGGTGCGCAAAGGCGTGCTCGGGCTCTCCGGCGGGATCGACTCCGCGCTGGTCGCCTACATCGCGGCCGAGGCGCTCGGCCCCGAGAACGTGCACGCCTACTGCATGCCGTACCGGACCAGCAACCCGGAGAGCGAGGCCCATGCGAGGCTCGTGGCCGAGAGCCTGGGGATCAACTTCAAGGTCATCGAGATCACCCCGATGATCGATGCCTATTTCAACGTGATCCCGGATGCCGACAACATGCGGCGCGGCAACAAGATGGCCCGCGAGCGCATGACCATCCTCTACGACCACTCGGCGGCCGTCGGCGGCCTGGTGCTCGGCACCAGCAACAAGACCGAACTCCTCCTTGGCTACGGCACGCTGCATGGCGACATGGCGAGCGCCTTGAACCCGATCGGCGACATCTACAAGAGCCAGGTCTGGGCCCTTTCCGAGGCGATGGGGGTGCCGAGCGAGGTGATCGAGAAGAAGCCTTCCGCCGATCTCTGGGCGGGGCAGACCGACGAGCAGGAGCTTGGTTTCACCTACCGCGAGGCGGACGAGCTTTTGTACCGGATGGTGGACCAGCGCATGAGCCGCGAGGAGCTGATCGCCGTCGGATTCGACGCCGCATTCATCGACAACGTTGCCCGCAAGGTGCAGGGAAGTCACTTCAAGCGCCGCCTGCCCATCATCGCCAAGGTTTCCAACCGCACCATCGACCGCGACTTCCGCTATGCGCGGGATTGGGGCAAGTAAAAACCAGGGGCTAGTCCCTAGCCCCTCGCCCCGCTTTTGGAGTTCTAGCCCCTAGTCCCTAGCCCCGCTTTTAGGTTTCCTATGCCCGGAACTCTCTACATAGTTGCCACCCCGATCGGGAACCTCGAGGACATCACGCTGCGCGCCCTGCGCATCCTCAAGGAGGTGGACCTGGTCGCCGCCGAGGACACGCGCCACTCGCGCAAGCTCCTCACCCATTTCGGCATCTCCAAGCCGCTCACCTCCTACTTCGACCATAACAAGGAACTGAAGGGGGATCAGATCCTGGACCGGCTGCGCGAGGGGCAAAGCGTCGCCCTCATCACCGACGCGGGGACTCCCTGCATCTCCGATCCGGGCTACCAGCTGGTGCGCGATGCGGTCGCCGGCGGCATCTCCGTGGTCCCGATTCCCGGCGCCTGCGCCGCCGTCACCGCGCTCTCCGCCTCCGGCCTCCCTACCGACTATTTCAGCTTCGCGGGTTTTCTCCCCAACAAGCAGGGGAAGAGGCGGGAAAGGCTGCAGTCGCTCGCTGGAGAGCGGGCGGTGCTGATCTTCTACGAGTCCCCCAAGCGCCTCTTGGCGACGCTGGAGGACATGCTGGAGACGCTCGGGGAGCGCGAGGTGGTGGTGGCGCGGGAACTGACCAAGATGTACGAGGAGTTTCTGCGCGGCACCCTTTCTGTGCTGGTCGAAGAGGTGCGCGGACGGGAGGTCCGGGGCGAGGTGGCCATCCTGGTGAGCCCCGCCGGGGAACCGGAGGCTGACGACGGCCCGGGCATGGACGAGTTGCTGCAGAAGTACCTGGGCTCGGGCGAGATGTCGCTGAAGGACGCGGTGAAGCGGGTGACTCTGGAAACGGGGCTCCACAAGAGCGCGGTCTACGCGGAGGCGCTGCGCATCAAGGGGTAGGATGAGCGGCAAGCCTTCCTCCCTCTCCCTCCGGGAGAGGATCAGGGTGAGGGCGCCTGTTTGTCTGCGGAGACGGCTCGGCTGAAACGGCATCTCCCTCACCCGGCCTTCGGCCACCCTCTCCCGGTGGGCGAGGGAACAAGGGGAGAACCTTGACAGACGAGATGGGGCGAACGGTGATTCGCCCCATCTTTTTTTTCTAGCAGAGCCTGCTGCCGTTGGGGACGGGGCGCTCCGGGGCGGCGAGCACGATGTCTCCGTTTTCGTCGGCGAACCCGGTGATCAGCACCTCGGAAAAGAAACGCCCGATCTGTTTTCTGGGGAAGTTGCACACCCCGATCACCTGCCTCCCCACCAGCTCCTCGCGGGTATAGTGCTTCGTGATCTGCGCGCTGGACCGTCTCACTCCGGCCTCGCCGAAATCAACCACCAGCTTGTAGGCGGGCTTCCTCGCTTCGGGAAACTCCTCCACCTCCAGCACGGTCCCCACCCTGAGCTCCACCTGCTCGAAATCGTTCCACGTTATCTCGGCCACGTCATTTACCCCAGCTTGCGAAGAAGCGCTTGAAGGCGGCCACGGTGCGCTCAACGCCGGCGCCGTCAATATCGAGATGGGTGACCAGGCGGATCGCGTCGCCTCCCCCGATCAGGATTCCCTCGCCGGCGAGCGCTTTGCGCAACGCCGGGGCGCTTCCCTCAGGGGGGGTGACGAAGAGGATGTTGGTGCGGGCCTGGGTCACCATGAGTTCGTCGATGTGGGCGAGGCCGCTGGAGAGGAGTTCCGCATGCTCATGGTCCTCGGCCAGTCGCTCCACGTTGTGTTGCAGCGCATGGATCCCTGCTGCCGCGAGAAGGCCCGCCTGTCTCATGCCGCCGCCGGCCACCTTGCG
Encoded here:
- a CDS encoding DUF4149 domain-containing protein, yielding MQVVAAIYRLAISLWLGGAALFTFVLTPILFRSESRDVAGRIVGLFFPGYFRWGVACGVIAIICRVVMAGKGTVPAAVIIAVMLTLSSIQAFYIEPKAAEIKKQIPSFETTPKEDPMRRQFSKLHGVSAVCNLSVIAGGVVLVILL
- a CDS encoding YraN family protein, which produces MPVSNSNGSVGGTGESIAATFLKGQGFKIVECNFRCPCGEIDIVARDGRTIVFVEVKCRKNDNYGPPQLAVTPFKQRQISKAALVWLSRKKLYDAEARFDVVAIMLHEHDLPDIEHIRNAFDLAY
- a CDS encoding nitrilase-related carbon-nitrogen hydrolase — translated: MDFTVALAQIKPKLGCLDDNMALAEAAIEKGIAAGADLVVFPELALTGYFLKDLVPEVALRLDSPQIEKLKKLSERISIAIGFVEVSADFRFFNSAVYLEDGEIRHVHRKVYLPTYGLFDEQRYMARGERFRAFDTRFGRIGMLICEDMWHLSAPYILAMDGAMTLICLSSSPGRGVTESEGLGSAAAWQKLTTTTAMFLNCRVFYCNRVGYEDGINFWGGSEAIAPSGEMTDRGALLEEDFVLAKVDGGALRRERIFSPMMRDENLAITVKELKRIDREKDC
- a CDS encoding KH domain-containing protein; amino-acid sequence: MKELVETIARALVDDPTQVKATEELEEETNVIKLTVAKEDMGRIIGKEGRTAKAIRTLLNAVSTKDNKKAILKIVE
- a CDS encoding RNA methyltransferase translates to MALIHFPVYDKHKDVVATSVTNLDIHDMARLTRTFGLARYYIVTPVAEQIKLVEKVREHWLTGWGSTYNPKRKMALETLQCEESLESTIADIESRTGRRPTVVVTGASGRPNSVTFAGLKELIEADPGQPFLLLLGTGWGLIEQVFNKSDLVLEPIRGRGDYNHLSVRSAASIMLDRLFGR
- the rpsP gene encoding 30S ribosomal protein S16 produces the protein MAIKIRLARAGAKKKPFYQVVVADCRSRRDGRFIENVGTYDPNKNPAVYNLEEGKTLEWLGKGAQPTDTVKQILKKTGIWEKFVAPAA
- the rplS gene encoding 50S ribosomal protein L19, which encodes MNKIDMIEMAQMKKNIPVFVPGDTIKVQVKIVEGDKSRIQAFQGVCLGRQNGGIRESFTVRKISNGVGVERVFPLHSPSIEAIEVVTRGQVRRAKLYYLRKLRGKASRIKERKYVAGQ
- the ffh gene encoding signal recognition particle protein: MFATLSDKLDLVFKKLRGQGVMTEDNVKDALREVRLALLEADVNFKVVKDFVEKVRSRAVGTEVLQSLAPGQQVIKIVHDELVLLMGGSEDNSLDLAAKPPVAIMLVGLQGAGKTTSCGKLAKHLKGQRKKPLLVPADVYRPAAIEQLKVLGRQLDIEVFNSLATQKPLDICREAHRYATLNGFDVIIFDTAGRHQIDDYLMEELEGIRDELAPREILFVADAMTGQEAVNVAQGFNERLGITGVILTKLDGDAKGGAALSIKAVTGKPVKFVGLGEKLDALDVFHADRLVSRILGMGDVLTLIEKAQATFDEKETERLQQKMKKSGQFDLEDFRNQLQQIKKMGSLESIMNLIPGMGKAMKQMQGAQPSEKELKRIEAIIDSMTPKERANHTIINGSRRLRIAKGSGTSIQEVNQLLKRFTEAQKVVKQLQKMGPKGLMKGMKGMGKGMLPF
- the rsmI gene encoding 16S rRNA (cytidine(1402)-2'-O)-methyltransferase, with amino-acid sequence MPGTLYIVATPIGNLEDITLRALRILKEVDLVAAEDTRHSRKLLTHFGISKPLTSYFDHNKELKGDQILDRLREGQSVALITDAGTPCISDPGYQLVRDAVAGGISVVPIPGACAAVTALSASGLPTDYFSFAGFLPNKQGKRRERLQSLAGERAVLIFYESPKRLLATLEDMLETLGEREVVVARELTKMYEEFLRGTLSVLVEEVRGREVRGEVAILVSPAGEPEADDGPGMDELLQKYLGSGEMSLKDAVKRVTLETGLHKSAVYAEALRIKG
- the rimM gene encoding ribosome maturation factor RimM (Essential for efficient processing of 16S rRNA) gives rise to the protein MSGSNKVLIGKIQGTHGIRGQLRVIPFAGDASSISQLKCVFIKSPKGAMEEYSVVSAKPNGKRIILTLKPFDNINQVLHLVGSEIYADRVALPELPDDEFYWSDLLGLQVVTSDGEELGELVDIIETGSNDVYVVKYHGREVLIPALDDVVLSVDLAAGRMTVSLPEGLLDL
- a CDS encoding NAD+ synthase; translated protein: MGGLTVNTKLLRQILVGFVRDEVYKVGVRKGVLGLSGGIDSALVAYIAAEALGPENVHAYCMPYRTSNPESEAHARLVAESLGINFKVIEITPMIDAYFNVIPDADNMRRGNKMARERMTILYDHSAAVGGLVLGTSNKTELLLGYGTLHGDMASALNPIGDIYKSQVWALSEAMGVPSEVIEKKPSADLWAGQTDEQELGFTYREADELLYRMVDQRMSREELIAVGFDAAFIDNVARKVQGSHFKRRLPIIAKVSNRTIDRDFRYARDWGK
- a CDS encoding ribonuclease HII, encoding MTGLFPDNPDVPIDMLALEGQALRRGYARIAGVDEAGRGPLAGPVVAAAVILPTGLVLPGVNDSKQLTEGKREELFDVIHREALAVGVGIGDHALIDRINILQATLSAMSDAVRGLSVNPDFLLIDGISSVPMNIPQRTVKKGDSLSLSIAAASIIAKVTRDRMMVEYDARFPGYGFASHKGYGAASHLAAIAELGPCPIHRRSFSGVKEHCPAEPGGASDASSGLFSF
- the trmD gene encoding tRNA (guanosine(37)-N1)-methyltransferase TrmD, producing the protein MKFDILTLFPAMFEGPLTESILKRASDKGLIEIGLHNIRDWAFDKHATADDSPYGGGAGMVMKVEPLSGAIEAVKEKRPGSKVILTTPGGRPFTHQVAQELSREEGLIIICGRYEGVDERVRTLFVDDEISLGDFVLTGGEIAAMVIVDAVSRLVPGVLGHEESAQYDSFADGLLEYPQYTRPPEFRGEKVPDILLSGNHAEIAKWRRKEQIRRTLASRPELLDGVEWSKQDKKLLKELGLDPHLKAKPANLSAEALAKAEGGAA
- a CDS encoding tRNA-binding protein gives rise to the protein MAEITWNDFEQVELRVGTVLEVEEFPEARKPAYKLVVDFGEAGVRRSSAQITKHYTREELVGRQVIGVCNFPRKQIGRFFSEVLITGFADENGDIVLAAPERPVPNGSRLC